From the Paenibacillus sp. FSL H8-0548 genome, one window contains:
- a CDS encoding DUF3221 domain-containing protein has translation MQLKIFCLIAAAAVLLAACGANADEPSNSVTDIQAAALIQAEGTGFIGYVVKADGERILVVSPDRKDYSAQGGQINYYAADWFRGAPSDIEVGMKVEAWTLGGELAESYPAQGTLERISVLNDSQPKGAELTEDEAVNRALAALETDESHFTVVKSAAYDSAASEWTVYVLNEDRDHVIPIKVSER, from the coding sequence ATGCAACTTAAAATTTTCTGCTTGATCGCCGCAGCTGCAGTATTACTCGCTGCTTGCGGAGCGAACGCGGATGAGCCTTCAAATTCGGTTACAGACATACAAGCAGCAGCGCTTATCCAAGCAGAGGGTACAGGTTTCATAGGATATGTGGTTAAAGCCGATGGCGAACGTATTTTGGTCGTTTCCCCTGATCGTAAGGACTATAGCGCCCAAGGTGGGCAAATAAATTATTACGCTGCGGATTGGTTTCGCGGGGCTCCTTCGGATATAGAGGTGGGAATGAAGGTAGAGGCTTGGACATTGGGAGGTGAGCTTGCGGAGTCGTATCCTGCCCAAGGTACACTCGAGCGTATTTCTGTTCTAAATGATAGTCAGCCTAAAGGAGCAGAGCTAACGGAAGACGAGGCTGTTAATAGAGCACTTGCTGCTCTTGAAACCGATGAATCCCATTTTACAGTCGTTAAAAGTGCCGCCTATGACTCTGCTGCATCTGAATGGACCGTGTATGTGCTAAACGAAGATCGGGATCATGTCATACCGATTAAAGTTTCCGAACGATAA
- a CDS encoding NUDIX domain-containing protein produces MVENESNYFAGNYRSPDGAPSDIVIFTIVSTEKPMGKKALPVRELQVLLIQRNIWPFEGQWALPGGFTMEDETVYDCAKRELQEETAVEDVHMEYFNVYSAPGRDPRGWIISHAFLALVNERLLARRAAAVDASDVQLFSVQEALQMDLAFDHKQILSDALQGIRKKMLTTTIAKEFLPEEFTLSELYQVIQTVVPDFEEPNFIRKLTSTKSRSLIIEEAKDTNGQLKQSNQYSQRAAQLYRFTKEEPRLSIYS; encoded by the coding sequence ATGGTCGAGAATGAATCGAATTATTTTGCCGGTAATTACCGTTCGCCAGATGGTGCGCCATCCGATATCGTCATTTTTACAATTGTATCGACAGAGAAGCCTATGGGAAAGAAGGCATTGCCTGTGAGGGAGCTGCAGGTGCTTCTGATTCAACGCAACATTTGGCCGTTCGAAGGGCAGTGGGCGCTGCCGGGCGGCTTCACAATGGAAGATGAGACGGTCTATGACTGTGCAAAGCGCGAACTTCAGGAGGAGACGGCGGTCGAGGATGTCCATATGGAATATTTTAACGTATACAGTGCTCCTGGACGTGATCCGCGGGGCTGGATTATCTCTCATGCGTTTCTGGCGCTCGTTAACGAGCGTTTACTTGCCAGGAGAGCAGCGGCTGTTGATGCGTCCGATGTGCAATTGTTCAGCGTTCAAGAAGCGCTCCAGATGGATCTGGCTTTTGACCATAAACAAATATTGAGCGATGCGCTGCAAGGGATTCGCAAGAAGATGCTTACGACAACGATTGCGAAAGAATTCCTTCCAGAGGAATTTACGCTCAGCGAGCTTTATCAAGTGATACAGACCGTTGTTCCGGATTTTGAGGAGCCCAATTTTATCCGCAAGCTGACGTCTACGAAGAGCCGCAGCTTAATTATCGAGGAGGCAAAGGATACGAACGGTCAGCTAAAGCAGTCTAATCAATACTCACAGCGAGCCGCACAATTGTACCGTTTTACGAAGGAAGAGCCTCGGTTGTCAATCTATAGCTAA
- a CDS encoding RtcB family protein gives MKKNYYQKVQLPSGQVHVYAGPELFASLDYKVFEMANNNLQIPNQVYMSYTPDVHVGVGTCIGTTAVWNASDGYVSPSIVGSDIGCGMRVQLTSLHKDDLKEVKLRRKFVRAIEKYLPVEEHARGHFSDIRLENIVKKGLHGLPKKYIPDAYTPRKASSLTHVESSRFYFDEEVLDKFPEAVWHRAHRQLGTLGGGNHFVEIQAIEIAEENREIAESWGLFDGQVVIMIHSGSRAWGGAVSQYCSTDMAKMMKQEGIGTADPKLLYAPISHPLGQTYIHLMYSALNYAIVNRHLIAYAVREAGKDVFGPKFELRTLYDLMHNYAWEEEQDGQAYFVHRKGATRALPAGHTDNPEPYAATGHPALIPGSMGTASYIMVGSPGGAANHYSICHGAGRIRSRNATKQLISVEEVAAAMRVGTDDEIVVNQRSMESLVDESPQAYKDVDQIIESVVGAGLAQVVAKCKPLAAVKGT, from the coding sequence ATGAAAAAAAATTATTATCAGAAGGTACAACTGCCATCGGGGCAGGTACATGTTTATGCAGGACCGGAGCTGTTCGCGTCCTTGGACTATAAAGTATTTGAAATGGCAAACAATAATTTGCAAATTCCAAATCAGGTGTATATGAGCTATACGCCGGATGTACATGTTGGTGTTGGCACTTGTATTGGTACAACGGCAGTCTGGAATGCCAGTGACGGCTACGTGTCGCCATCGATTGTAGGCAGCGATATCGGCTGTGGAATGAGGGTACAGCTTACGAGCCTCCATAAGGATGATCTGAAGGAGGTTAAGCTGCGGCGGAAGTTTGTTCGTGCGATAGAAAAGTATTTGCCGGTTGAGGAGCATGCCAGAGGACATTTCTCAGACATTAGACTGGAGAATATCGTGAAGAAGGGCTTGCACGGCTTGCCTAAAAAATATATTCCTGATGCCTACACACCGCGTAAGGCGAGCTCATTGACGCATGTGGAGAGCAGCCGATTTTATTTTGACGAAGAGGTGCTGGATAAATTCCCGGAAGCGGTCTGGCATCGTGCGCATCGCCAGCTGGGCACGCTCGGCGGAGGCAATCATTTTGTAGAAATTCAGGCGATTGAAATTGCAGAGGAAAATCGAGAAATTGCCGAGAGCTGGGGATTATTCGATGGTCAGGTCGTTATTATGATTCATTCCGGCTCACGGGCATGGGGTGGTGCGGTCAGTCAATATTGCAGCACCGATATGGCAAAAATGATGAAGCAAGAAGGCATTGGCACCGCCGATCCCAAGCTGCTGTACGCTCCGATCTCTCATCCACTAGGGCAAACCTACATTCATTTGATGTATTCAGCCTTGAACTATGCCATCGTGAATCGGCACCTGATTGCGTATGCTGTCCGCGAGGCTGGGAAGGATGTATTCGGTCCGAAGTTTGAGCTGCGTACGCTGTATGATCTCATGCACAACTATGCATGGGAGGAAGAGCAGGACGGGCAAGCGTATTTCGTCCATCGAAAGGGGGCGACAAGAGCGCTCCCTGCAGGACACACGGATAATCCAGAGCCATACGCTGCGACTGGGCATCCGGCGCTTATTCCTGGCTCCATGGGGACGGCCTCCTACATTATGGTCGGCAGCCCCGGAGGAGCGGCTAATCATTATTCAATCTGTCATGGCGCAGGACGCATTCGCTCACGCAACGCAACGAAGCAGCTCATCTCGGTAGAAGAAGTAGCGGCTGCGATGCGCGTAGGGACGGACGATGAAATTGTCGTGAACCAGCGCTCTATGGAGTCTCTCGTTGATGAGTCGCCGCAGGCCTATAAGGATGTCGATCAAATTATTGAAAGTGTGGTAGGAGCGGGGCTCGCGCAGGTCGTTGCCAAATGCAAGCCGCTGGCTGCTGTAAAAGGAACTTAA
- a CDS encoding nucleotidyltransferase domain-containing protein, whose product MNNIHTDILLELGKIEQEEQVRIVYACESGSRAWGFPSKDSDYDVRFIYVRPIEWYLSIFDKRDVIERPISNLLDINGWDLRKALLLFRKSNPPLLEWLQSPIPYFTKYTVAKQIRGISPLSFSPKSCMYHYLNMAKGNYREYLQGEHVKIKKYFYVLRPILACGWIEAYNTMPPIAFDELVEALIPKNSELRIVIAQLLRRKKAGEELDYEPRLHPINDYLEERIAYFEQIALALRQSEGTRDEQLDDLFRNALQEVWGESKAITV is encoded by the coding sequence ATGAACAATATACATACGGATATTTTGTTAGAGCTTGGCAAGATCGAGCAGGAGGAGCAGGTACGGATTGTCTATGCGTGCGAGTCGGGAAGCAGAGCGTGGGGCTTTCCTTCCAAAGATAGTGATTATGACGTTCGTTTTATATATGTAAGGCCGATCGAGTGGTACTTGTCTATTTTTGATAAAAGAGATGTGATTGAGCGGCCGATCAGCAATCTACTCGATATCAATGGCTGGGATTTGCGCAAAGCGCTTCTTCTGTTTCGCAAATCGAACCCGCCGCTGCTGGAATGGCTGCAATCTCCGATTCCGTACTTTACGAAATATACGGTAGCAAAGCAAATCCGTGGGATTTCTCCATTAAGCTTTTCGCCAAAGTCATGTATGTATCACTATCTCAATATGGCGAAGGGGAACTATAGAGAATACTTACAGGGAGAGCATGTGAAAATAAAAAAATATTTTTATGTGCTGCGGCCTATTTTAGCGTGCGGTTGGATTGAAGCCTACAATACGATGCCGCCAATCGCATTCGATGAATTGGTCGAAGCGCTTATACCTAAGAACAGCGAGCTTCGCATCGTTATCGCACAATTGTTAAGGCGCAAGAAAGCAGGCGAGGAGCTCGATTACGAGCCAAGACTTCATCCGATCAATGATTATTTGGAGGAACGCATCGCTTATTTTGAACAGATAGCTCTAGCACTTAGGCAAAGCGAGGGGACGAGGGATGAGCAGCTTGATGACTTGTTCCGCAATGCACTGCAAGAGGTGTGGGGAGAGAGCAAGGCTATTACTGTATAG
- a CDS encoding nicotinate phosphoribosyltransferase — translation MTQTFVYPATLLCDFYKVSHKNQYPKGTELVYSTWTARTSRLEGMNEVVAFGFQSFIKQYLIAYFNENFFARTRAEVAAEYKRLIQYALGVAEPDASHIEELHDLGYLPIKIKAIKEGKLVPIRMPMLTIENTKPEFFWLTNYLETLMSCQLWMPATSATLAFEYRKILEAYALKTNGDTIGVPFQGHDFSMRGMGALESALGSSAGHLLSFTGTDTIPAILYLENYYNANIEKELVGTSIPATEHSVMCAHGRDELASYRYLIKEVYPTGFVSIVSDTWDLWSVLDEVIRGLKDDIMSRDGKVVIRPDSGDPVKIICGDPDGESEFERKGVIEMLWDIFGGTVTAKGYKLLDSHIGAIYGDAITIARCGEICERLAAKGFASTNMVFGIGSFTYQYNTRDTFGFALKSTFTIVNGEERKIYKDPKTDNGVKKSQTGLVLVTEEAGVLSYTDNLSAAEYAAREAEDQLEVIFEDGKLVQDRTLAEVRANLLSHL, via the coding sequence ATGACTCAAACATTCGTTTATCCAGCTACACTGCTGTGTGATTTTTACAAGGTGAGCCATAAAAACCAGTATCCAAAAGGAACTGAGCTCGTTTATTCGACCTGGACGGCACGTACTAGCCGCTTAGAAGGGATGAATGAGGTTGTAGCCTTCGGATTCCAATCGTTTATTAAGCAATATTTGATCGCTTATTTCAATGAGAACTTCTTTGCTAGAACGAGAGCTGAGGTAGCTGCTGAATACAAAAGGCTCATACAGTATGCGCTTGGAGTAGCAGAGCCTGATGCTTCGCATATTGAGGAGCTGCATGATCTTGGTTATTTGCCAATTAAAATCAAAGCCATTAAGGAAGGGAAATTAGTGCCAATACGCATGCCGATGCTGACCATCGAGAACACGAAGCCGGAATTTTTCTGGCTTACAAATTATTTGGAAACGTTAATGTCGTGCCAGCTGTGGATGCCGGCTACAAGCGCCACACTGGCGTTCGAGTATCGCAAAATATTAGAAGCGTATGCGCTTAAAACGAATGGCGATACCATCGGCGTTCCGTTCCAAGGGCATGACTTCTCGATGCGGGGGATGGGTGCGCTGGAATCGGCGCTTGGCAGCAGTGCGGGCCATCTGCTTTCGTTTACGGGAACAGACACGATCCCTGCCATTCTCTATTTGGAAAATTATTATAATGCTAATATCGAGAAGGAGCTCGTTGGAACCTCGATACCTGCGACAGAGCATAGCGTAATGTGCGCGCATGGACGCGATGAGCTGGCTTCGTACCGCTATTTGATCAAAGAGGTGTATCCGACTGGCTTCGTCTCGATTGTATCGGATACATGGGATTTATGGAGCGTGCTGGATGAAGTTATCCGCGGCTTGAAGGATGATATTATGAGCAGGGACGGCAAGGTTGTCATTCGTCCCGACAGCGGAGATCCGGTTAAAATCATTTGCGGAGACCCGGATGGGGAGAGTGAGTTCGAGCGCAAGGGTGTCATTGAAATGCTTTGGGATATTTTTGGCGGCACGGTTACTGCTAAGGGCTACAAGCTGCTTGATAGCCATATTGGCGCCATTTATGGCGATGCGATTACGATCGCGCGGTGTGGTGAAATATGCGAGCGTCTGGCGGCTAAAGGCTTCGCTTCGACGAATATGGTGTTTGGTATCGGTTCGTTTACGTACCAGTACAACACTCGCGATACGTTTGGTTTTGCGTTGAAGTCGACATTTACGATTGTGAATGGCGAGGAACGCAAAATTTACAAGGACCCAAAAACAGACAACGGCGTGAAGAAGTCGCAAACGGGCCTTGTTCTAGTAACAGAGGAGGCAGGTGTACTAAGCTATACCGATAATCTGAGTGCAGCGGAATATGCAGCGCGTGAGGCGGAGGATCAGCTGGAAGTTATTTTTGAGGACGGAAAGCTGGTTCAGGACCGGACACTTGCTGAGGTTCGTGCAAACTTATTAAGTCATTTATAA
- a CDS encoding GntR family transcriptional regulator: MIMKLDYNSDIPIYVQLRNQIIIGIGVGGLAYGERLPTVRQLADDLGVNAMTVNKAYAILKNEGFISIDRRHGAKVNTIWNKQANFDQKLEHELKLVISEASLRGVSREEFMQICSNIFTAAASKHHPLSE; the protein is encoded by the coding sequence ATGATTATGAAGCTTGATTATAACAGTGATATCCCGATCTACGTGCAGCTCCGAAACCAAATCATCATCGGAATTGGCGTAGGCGGTCTAGCATATGGGGAGCGCTTGCCGACGGTCAGGCAGCTTGCTGATGATTTAGGCGTGAATGCGATGACCGTTAACAAAGCATATGCTATTTTGAAAAATGAGGGATTTATATCGATTGACCGCAGGCATGGAGCCAAAGTCAACACGATATGGAACAAACAAGCTAACTTCGACCAAAAGCTCGAGCATGAGTTAAAGCTTGTCATTTCCGAGGCCAGCCTAAGAGGAGTGAGCAGAGAGGAATTTATGCAAATTTGCTCCAATATCTTTACTGCTGCAGCAAGCAAACATCATCCCTTGTCAGAATAG
- a CDS encoding DUF5808 domain-containing protein, with protein sequence MNQLLLIIPAVIVYICIVVMFLKQGLPNKQILFGVTLPVPALEDPAIKQMQAEYKKSYLQFSIAALLTIAPLYLLAPYFSLAFIYLFLWIAAFLYTSTLPFKKMHHKASALKREKEWFVGKKRLVSIDKKVKLLKQSLPASPYWFLIPLLLSVIPLLLSFQNSNTLLRMTGIASLAMTAIIYVLYFSFGKMKAKGYSDNHHLNAAINAVANRYWSILWICLAIFESINAIVAYIILTQNSSPSFTQWIIGIIMVSLIPLGSIVMVHNKLRELGVSLAENDGKGIYTDDDEYWINGSTYFNPNNKSVFVPKRIGIGTTVNMATRGGKWIQYGGIVFAFVIVVPIAVFAVQSDQTKPVLTVADSGIVSIEYPLYNYSFDIKEAADLTLEQTVPSGFRTNGVATAEYARGNFSLEKLGHAKLYVFKNSPPYIFIHLDDLTVIFNYKEAAATEALFAKLTASKS encoded by the coding sequence ATGAACCAGCTTTTATTAATTATACCTGCCGTAATCGTCTATATTTGTATTGTTGTCATGTTTTTGAAGCAAGGACTGCCGAACAAGCAAATTTTATTTGGTGTGACGCTGCCCGTGCCTGCTTTGGAGGATCCAGCGATTAAGCAGATGCAAGCCGAATATAAAAAATCTTATCTCCAATTTAGCATTGCAGCTTTGCTTACTATAGCACCGCTGTATTTGCTTGCGCCTTACTTTTCATTAGCCTTCATCTATCTATTTCTTTGGATTGCCGCTTTTTTATATACCTCTACGCTTCCTTTTAAAAAAATGCATCATAAAGCATCTGCACTTAAACGTGAAAAGGAATGGTTTGTTGGCAAAAAGAGGCTCGTCAGCATCGATAAAAAAGTAAAGCTGCTAAAACAATCGTTGCCTGCTTCTCCGTATTGGTTTTTGATTCCGCTGCTACTATCCGTCATACCGCTTCTTCTTTCCTTCCAAAACTCAAATACTCTTTTAAGAATGACAGGAATTGCTTCGCTCGCAATGACTGCGATTATCTATGTCCTCTATTTCTCTTTTGGGAAAATGAAAGCAAAAGGGTATAGCGATAACCATCACCTCAATGCGGCAATCAACGCCGTAGCGAACCGTTATTGGTCGATATTATGGATCTGTCTAGCTATCTTTGAGAGCATCAACGCCATAGTCGCATACATCATATTGACGCAGAACAGCTCACCAAGCTTTACTCAGTGGATCATTGGCATTATTATGGTATCGCTAATACCGCTTGGCAGCATCGTAATGGTACATAACAAGCTTCGAGAGTTAGGCGTTAGTCTTGCAGAGAACGATGGAAAGGGCATTTATACAGATGATGACGAATATTGGATCAATGGGTCCACCTATTTCAATCCTAATAATAAATCCGTCTTCGTGCCTAAGCGTATTGGCATCGGAACAACCGTAAATATGGCTACGAGGGGCGGAAAATGGATTCAATACGGCGGTATTGTATTCGCTTTTGTCATTGTCGTCCCGATCGCTGTTTTTGCCGTGCAATCCGACCAGACTAAGCCTGTTCTCACTGTTGCTGACAGCGGAATCGTCTCTATTGAATACCCATTGTATAATTATAGCTTTGATATCAAAGAGGCTGCAGATCTAACGTTGGAACAGACAGTTCCTAGCGGCTTCCGAACGAATGGCGTGGCTACTGCTGAATATGCGAGAGGCAACTTTTCTTTAGAAAAGCTCGGTCATGCCAAGCTCTATGTATTTAAAAATTCACCGCCGTACATTTTCATCCATTTGGACGATCTAACTGTTATTTTCAATTATAAAGAAGCTGCTGCTACCGAAGCTCTATTTGCCAAGCTAACAGCCAGCAAGTCTTAA
- a CDS encoding class I SAM-dependent methyltransferase, translating to MAIVQLKSTNPSFSFVIRKNPHTGMLLREMRKGMAYGWYTDEGTFNVYFKDADNEVSYKQHREDQFEYLNVSRYHTPLFVLGAINEFFASPLKAQDTKDTEEYEHVFHINMIHIQLLRYIQFFEKHLTDYSFEAVHLADKSYSLTIKTHKSLHELMHVVSVLCLFLAMFSDEYIDISDNVLMKYIRSIQIMDAPFYIRSLFARNFLASRDRFKKYKAELEKTDRYAIQLSFGGTAQQRRSYIGSVLPFDKSIVDVGCGEGFYAIPYAAKIEATYYAIDISEPLLEIVQRRAKGKELDNIVTFSSIDRFLEEYNGEQVDVVLTEVIEHMSLEEARTLIRQICKQVDFDYFVLTTPNAEFNAYYELSEFRHDDHKWELGRAEFQEWLLEAVDMQDIETTFIAIGDGVNGIQTTQGAILRKRRE from the coding sequence ATGGCAATCGTACAACTGAAGTCGACGAACCCAAGCTTTTCGTTCGTCATTAGAAAAAATCCACATACCGGCATGCTTCTGCGCGAAATGCGCAAAGGGATGGCTTACGGCTGGTACACCGATGAAGGGACCTTTAATGTTTATTTTAAGGATGCCGACAATGAGGTTTCTTATAAGCAGCATAGAGAGGATCAATTCGAATATCTCAATGTTTCCCGGTATCATACGCCGCTCTTTGTGCTTGGGGCTATTAATGAGTTTTTTGCTTCACCGCTGAAGGCGCAGGATACGAAGGACACGGAGGAGTATGAGCATGTCTTTCATATCAATATGATTCATATTCAGCTTTTGCGATATATTCAGTTTTTTGAGAAGCATCTGACAGACTATTCGTTTGAAGCGGTGCATCTGGCGGATAAAAGCTATTCACTTACAATCAAGACACATAAATCGCTGCATGAGCTTATGCATGTTGTCAGCGTGCTCTGTTTATTCTTGGCGATGTTCAGCGATGAATATATCGATATCTCCGATAATGTTTTGATGAAATATATAAGGAGTATTCAAATTATGGATGCGCCCTTCTATATCCGCAGCTTGTTTGCCCGCAATTTTCTGGCATCTAGAGATCGATTCAAGAAATATAAGGCAGAGCTTGAGAAGACAGATCGATATGCGATACAGCTCTCCTTTGGCGGGACTGCGCAGCAGCGGCGAAGCTATATCGGCAGTGTGCTTCCATTCGATAAGTCGATTGTGGATGTAGGCTGCGGCGAAGGTTTTTATGCCATTCCATATGCAGCTAAGATTGAGGCCACCTATTATGCAATTGATATTAGCGAGCCATTGCTTGAGATCGTGCAGCGGAGGGCGAAAGGGAAGGAATTGGACAATATTGTTACCTTCTCGTCTATCGATCGCTTCCTAGAGGAGTATAACGGTGAGCAAGTAGACGTTGTACTGACGGAGGTTATCGAGCATATGAGCTTGGAAGAGGCGAGAACGCTTATTCGGCAAATTTGCAAGCAGGTCGATTTTGATTATTTTGTGCTGACGACACCAAATGCCGAGTTTAATGCTTACTATGAGCTGAGCGAATTTAGACATGATGATCATAAATGGGAGCTAGGGCGAGCAGAATTTCAGGAATGGCTGCTCGAAGCGGTGGACATGCAGGATATAGAAACCACATTTATCGCCATTGGTGATGGGGTCAACGGAATTCAAACGACACAAGGTGCGATTTTACGGAAAAGGAGGGAATAG
- a CDS encoding ribose-phosphate pyrophosphokinase has translation MLMLNGIELGLKQFPNGETLVNGDEILTHMADFNTLVWKYEEDGDLVKLMFIKSYLDDRRVRCSLTIYYLPYSRMDRVEGTSAFTLKYTASFINRLDFESVTIIEPHSDVSLALIDRSIGKYPTIQLLDQVAEEVGFDPKQDYLFFPDAGAQKRYSKVQGYKQLVGFKARDFQTGQIKSLEVVGQVEGTGFKVIIVDDLCSYGGTFMLSGEKLKEIGASHIYLLVGHCEKSIYKGKILETDLIDKVFTTNTILDQAEHNKIHVYEIGGL, from the coding sequence ATGCTTATGCTAAACGGAATAGAGCTTGGTTTGAAGCAGTTTCCCAATGGCGAGACGCTCGTTAATGGTGATGAGATACTTACACATATGGCGGATTTCAATACGCTTGTATGGAAGTATGAAGAGGATGGAGATCTCGTTAAGCTGATGTTCATCAAGAGCTATCTCGATGACCGCAGAGTCAGATGCAGCCTGACGATTTATTATTTGCCTTACAGCAGAATGGATCGTGTGGAAGGAACCTCTGCTTTTACATTAAAATATACGGCTTCCTTCATCAATCGTTTGGATTTCGAATCGGTAACGATCATTGAGCCGCATTCTGATGTTTCGTTAGCGTTGATTGATCGCAGCATTGGCAAATATCCGACGATCCAGCTGCTTGATCAGGTCGCCGAGGAGGTAGGCTTTGATCCGAAGCAGGACTATCTGTTCTTCCCAGACGCAGGTGCGCAGAAGCGCTACAGCAAGGTTCAGGGCTATAAGCAGCTGGTAGGATTTAAGGCGAGAGACTTTCAAACGGGCCAAATTAAAAGCCTGGAGGTTGTCGGTCAGGTGGAAGGCACAGGCTTTAAAGTTATTATTGTCGATGATCTTTGCTCGTACGGTGGAACGTTTATGCTGAGCGGGGAGAAGCTGAAGGAAATCGGCGCTTCGCACATCTATTTGCTGGTGGGCCATTGCGAGAAATCGATCTATAAAGGGAAAATATTAGAAACCGATCTCATCGATAAAGTATTTACAACGAACACGATTCTAGATCAGGCAGAGCACAACAAAATTCATGTATACGAAATAGGAGGTTTATAG
- a CDS encoding Gfo/Idh/MocA family oxidoreductase, translated as MTSKIRFGIIGTNWITEAFIDAAREAEGFELSAVYSRSAETAGVFAAKHKITNTFTDLAEMAASGVIDAVYIASPNSFHAGHAITCMKHGIHVLCEKPIASNAYELRQMIAAAQENGVLLMEALKSTLLPGFKAIQDNVTKLGEVRRYFANYCQYSSRYDAYKAGTVLNAFNPVFSNGSLMDLGIYCIYPLVALFGKPDVIKATGVMLESGVDGEGSLVLQYPSMDAVIMYSKITHSSLPSEIQGENGSIVIDKISEISKVEIQYRNGTVEDISVQADHKSMYYEAAEFIALIKAGRTESSVNTFENSLTTLEIMDEARKQMGLIYPADTAAFK; from the coding sequence ATGACGTCTAAAATACGATTTGGCATTATCGGTACGAACTGGATTACGGAGGCATTTATCGATGCGGCCCGTGAAGCTGAAGGGTTTGAGCTATCGGCTGTATATTCACGCTCAGCAGAAACGGCAGGCGTATTCGCAGCAAAGCACAAAATTACTAACACGTTTACGGATCTAGCAGAGATGGCAGCTAGCGGAGTAATTGACGCCGTCTATATTGCCAGCCCGAACTCGTTCCACGCAGGGCATGCCATTACTTGTATGAAGCATGGCATTCATGTGCTTTGCGAGAAGCCTATTGCTTCTAATGCATATGAGCTGCGGCAAATGATAGCAGCAGCTCAAGAGAACGGTGTGCTGCTCATGGAGGCTCTTAAATCGACGCTGCTGCCAGGCTTTAAAGCTATTCAGGATAACGTGACGAAGCTGGGAGAGGTCCGGCGCTATTTTGCAAACTATTGCCAATACTCCTCAAGATATGATGCTTATAAGGCAGGTACGGTGCTGAATGCCTTTAATCCGGTCTTCTCGAACGGATCGCTTATGGATCTAGGCATCTATTGCATCTATCCGCTCGTCGCTCTGTTTGGCAAGCCGGATGTGATTAAAGCAACGGGTGTTATGCTGGAATCTGGCGTGGACGGAGAAGGCAGCCTCGTATTGCAATATCCAAGCATGGATGCGGTTATCATGTACTCCAAGATTACGCATTCCTCTCTGCCTTCCGAGATTCAAGGAGAGAATGGCAGCATTGTTATTGATAAGATTAGCGAAATAAGCAAAGTCGAGATTCAATACCGCAATGGTACGGTTGAAGATATTTCAGTGCAAGCAGACCATAAGTCGATGTATTACGAGGCTGCAGAATTTATAGCCTTAATTAAAGCTGGACGTACGGAGTCGTCGGTGAATACGTTTGAGAATTCATTAACAACACTGGAGATTATGGATGAAGCAAGAAAGCAAATGGGACTCATCTATCCCGCGGATACAGCAGCATTCAAATAA